From the Trifolium pratense cultivar HEN17-A07 linkage group LG4, ARS_RC_1.1, whole genome shotgun sequence genome, the window ataatgataataatattgGTGTTATTTAAATGTGAGAATTGCATACTATTGAATAACACATTCTCAAAGATTAATTTGAGCCGtcttctaaaattttataaatagtactatttaataatattagtattttattttctatgaaAGTGTTATGATCGTAAATTATTTAGGCTCAAATTTTGGAGATTATTGACACCAAATGTatattattgaatttaaaattatcattattattaaattatatgttGCTTTATTATTTTCCACTTGTAAATTCTTAAGgcaaattaatttataacatccttatattgatttattaaaatagagttttatgACTTGATATAACGGTTTTCTCTTTGACTACTTTTATGAACCGCTTGAGATGACGTCGCAAAAGACTTCATGGAATCTGGCTAAAGTCATGACTCTACTTACAAGGATAAAAGTCACACTCTCTGAGGTCAGTGTAATTTAATTATGTGACTTGAATTATATAATTGCATATAAGGAGAAAgttgtttatatattatatactccttttatgaaaatattgaatgtgcaattatatatataaaatgtaacTATTGTccagaatattttaaaatttagaactCTCTAATCTTTTATTTCTCATCAATTAACtccatttaaaattgaaaactattttgggagtatttaaaataaaattattttaagagtTCTATTATGGACAATTGTGTATTTACTCAATTTGTTAAGTTCttcaattgatattattttagcATAAAGATCCAAATATTTAAAGTTGAACAATTCTTTCGCGACAAATATAAATTTGGACACTTGTTCTTAACTTTCTGACAAATATTATAAACTTTCTAATTATGTTAATTAAGTGTCTTgtcacaattaaatatttggatCAAGTTAATattaaactatatattttattttattcaatgatGCAATCTTGCATTTTTTATGCTAAAATTCTAAGTATGAATTAAGATTTATACGCCTCATTGTTGTTTATCACTTAAATATCATCAAAACAAGTTTATTAAAATTGAggctattttaaaaatattatcatccttgcaaccaaataattaagtaaattattttgatttataattaGAGTCTCATATATGTTTTAATGGCTTATTCTTTATGCATGGATATTCTGAGATGATGTTATCAAATGGTATTCTCGCCAAATCATCAAAAGCCAATGACTCTAAAGACAAGGATGAATGTCACACTTTATGAGGTTAGTCACAATTTAATCAAATTGTTTAACCTCTTGTGACCCATTATCTATTATTGCATATATGAAgaaattttatttcttcttctcttttgttgtgcaattatatgtatataaaagTGGAATTCTTTTCCAGAAAATTCTAAATAGAACTCTATAATGAttgtatatatattgttttcttaCTATATTACtccattttcaatttatatttatagttaTATTGGGAGTATTTAAAACCTTATTCTAAGAGTTCTATTCTggataaattacaaaaaaaactacattacacacttttattttaaataataactcTTGCTATCATACTCTTTCGTATATAAATTCTAAAGTCATATTTATGATGTGCtaatttaaaatactttttaagCATGtctttctattattttaatatgaCTAATATTGAGTAAATTAAATAGATTGTTTATGcatgatattattttatcatattcttTTAAGCATAAACATTAATGATTTGTATAATTGTAATCTCACCTATCGTGGATACAATTATGCAAAGTATACTGACAACAATCATACCCTATCGGTGTGTTGTTGTTAATATAATGTTTGTTACTACTCAATgtactttaattttatatacttatatttCAAATACTGTGTCACTATTAAAATGTTGTGACATAAGAACCGTACATTGAAATGCTATAGTTCCTACTTACTATCCTTAATACCCTTGAATGATATTACAATAAGTAAGAAATTTCACTAAATATATTATAGCGCATGTAGCTACTATCTTAATTTTGCAATCCAATATTATCCTAATTTTAATCAATGAAttatttaaactttatttaaaaataaaaataaaaattggattgCCATCTATCCCTAGATTTTGTTAAGTGGCGGACATAACCCTATCGGTGTGACGTTACTCAACACGATCTTCATGTGATAGagaaatagttgaatatttatttaaattatttttcaaacttttaattcaactatcattctctatcaagtgggagaATCCTCACTATGTATTGTGTGACGTAATGGACATACCCTATCGGTATGACATTGCTTAACATGATCATCCTTTCCTTGGTGTAAGAAAAATATCTAACCATTttaaatatcattatttgtcaAGTGAGGAAAATTCTACATGCAAATTAACTATAGCtaagaaacaaatatatttatttgtttcataaTTCTAGACATAAAATTACTGTAGAGACTTATATTGAGGATATTAATTATAGTCTTTtctcataaattattatatacttcCATATCATTCTACATTTTTGTAAACTCATTTTTTAACAACTCTATCAAcaaaaattctatttattttatgtcattattttaaatggttttaaattgtacATTTgagatattcaattttttttctattttcactATATTTGACATATTTCAAACTATTGTTATTTTTCAACACTTATGGAAGTTAATGACTATTTTCTCATATAtcctcaataataataaaatgtaagTCTCGTGTATTTCCGCTGCGTGTAACCAAACTATTTCTCAAATGTGTGTGTCTATAATTGTACGTAGCATTTGAGTTCTATGAGTGAGTTATTaaacttttaatatatatagtcTCATACCCTATTTTACAATACTAGAGACTTAATCTCACTCATATGATGATAAACCTTTTATATATGATCATCATACTCTTTATATGATAGctactttatatataaaaaattcttttgagaattttatttgttatagggagatttatattataaattgttaAGTGAAAATTAACAATCTCCTTAATTCTAAATGCAGAATATGTGGTTAACCATGAAATCCAACACTTATAAAAATCTGCCATTGAAAAGTTTTGTATATATTGGATTTTATATTATCATTGAGTTACCACTTGTGTTAGTAATTCtgttatattcatgtgcaaAATGTGGTTGAGTTTGTGACACTCTAGTActggaataaaatgaaattatatataaccacatatatatagaaaattttGCACTAGCAAATAAGTATCCCACTGTTAAAAATTACATATCATAATATTTGTATATCAGTGATCACTAATGAAAACACTAAAGAAAATTCCACTCATTCTTGTCTATATATGTGGGATCAGTGGGAGTGTGTACATAATATTATATACTATGAgctcaaataaaaatttcactctTGTTCATATATGTGAGATCAATGAAAATATGTACACAATGATATAAACACAAAACTTAAAGTTATAATCTCACTCTTGCCATATACTTTTGCGCGCTTAATAAAATATGACATATCTTAAGAGACTTTAAATTTCAGTCTCATTCTACTATACTGAGATATATATCAACTCTTTAATCTCGGTAAGCATCATAATTAGATGCTTAAGTCAATTTGTTGGAAAATGCACAATTATCTCTTAGCATGCAAATATATTGTGCTTCTCTTTTACCAACACTACACATCCTATAAGGTCATAAATAGTAAGTACTACGTATAATATCAATACTCCTATCGAGTATGATATTGTATTCTTAAAGTACTTATGAATTGCATAATCATAATTTGTTCATTATTGACATTCTTGTGGCCACATTAATCCAtatcttattttctttaaaCTAAGTGGTTGTGTTAATCTAATTGGAGATTCTCCGGTCTCCTATTTCTTTATGGATTTTCAtagtcacaattttttttgctaaaatttgGATTAATTGAATGTCAAACATTGTAGaacatttattgattttgacaAAAAGTAATTATTCTCTTAATAGGCTATCCCTATAAGCTAGTAATTACTTGACCTATGTGGATATTCTAtgacttttataaaatcaaaaactCATTGGCAGAACCACTAACGACagacttatatatatttgactaAGTCTtctatattttgggttagtgggAGTTTGTTGTAGCATTTTAGATGCATGGACCTTTATTGGATTacaaattcttaattttataatgtTAATCCATATTATTCTATGTGAAATTTGAGGTTTAGCATGTATGATTTTGTTTGCCCTATCGGATTCAATTTCTGCACTGTTTAAATCTTATGTTTCTTATACTTTAGATTATCATATGTGAAATTCAAGGTGTATGGTGTATGATTTTGTTTGCCCTATCAGATTCAATTTCTGCACTGTTTATATCTTGTGTTTCTTATACTTTAGATGacatgttttattatatttgataaatttctACCACTAttcttatgttatattttaaagaCTAATTAAAGTAAtccaagtgggagattgttgaatattttggatttactttaattatatatttaaaatataattaaaagtgtatAATAACAAATACAATTACTTGTCATGTTTAATATAAGGCTTAATGTGAACGGGCCGTGATGGGTTGAGTCGTTCTTTCTAGTCAGCCTATTGAGAGGTCCCTTGCCTCCACTGATGAGTATATATTCTAGCCATCCCATTAAGCTAGATACACTGAAACACAACACGCATAAGGATTCATCAGTGAGAGGTAGAAGCACCGTCTCAACTCTCTCACTCTCTCAGATTCAATTAACATGAGGATTGATCCGCTGCCATTCCAGGTACACTGTTCCCATATATTCTCTAATATGATAATATGCTATAACTTATATCTATTGATCTAAggttattatatttaaatccTTTCAAACACATCATCAATTAGTCAATATAGGAATAATTCATAAACATGTAAGgtccaaaaataattattttatcattGTCACACTGAAACTAGAAAATAAGCTAGCTAGGTGCGCAAAATAGATAGAGCACGATTtgaattttattacttaaaaatTGAGGGCGTTACAAATTGACTAAAAATAATATGTCTTGATTTTAGTCACTCAAAATTTGAGTTGCGGCCTCATAACCTAATCATattgaatttttgtttctatttatttataggTTATTTTTAGAGGTTCTCGAGAAGTATGGTAGGGGAAGATGGAAAGCGATTTCAAAATATGTTGGTACAAAAACTTCAACTCAAGTTGCTAGCCATGCTCTCAAAAGTATTTTGTTCGAGTTGATCAACAAAGtgttaattcataaaaaaaaagtaaaaaaagaagcaaatttGACACTAACTTATGGAATGGAGAGTTCCACCCTCTGCTCTATAGAGATTACATTCCACTAATTCCTCCTCTCCAAATGTTGAAACACAACCAATTATAGAGCAGATACTACAACAATTTCAGTCATGTTAATTGTAGCACATAAAATAGTGTAGCTTTTCTTTACTAGATTAATTTAAGTCATTGTTCAATCATGTTCATTGTAGTACATCAAACTAATTAACGTTTATGGCCTTTGTATGATTAATTTGCAACTTTATCAACCTTATTTTTAGCACATAATTCTCAATCAAATTTTCGAACGAATGATAAGGTGAGATCTCTACGATCAGGTGAGTAGAGTTTTTCTCATAATGAGCTAGGCTGCATTTtgacaatttaataaaattccatttgtaaaaaaataaaaaaaacttgtgtTGATCATTAGTTAGTTACTTGCTATGAaccgacacctctatgattaggcgtgttgtggtgtccgacactcgtatgacactccTACGACACGTGTTAGATAGCTCAGACCCGTGTccaaaaaaagtcaatttttcttttactttgacactcctttgatcagtgtccgacacctgtaagacactcaTACGTCTCGTATCGGACAAATGTcccaaaaaattgttttttctttacttataCTCTCTTTAGACACATATCAGatatatctacaagagttaaagatgtgttGAAAAGGTAAAGAAAAGGTAAAATATGTagatattttactttttattgatcaatatttttagttttttcgatagtagatggataaataaaaggtaaaattttattatatcctgttttaaaacattttttaagaaataacttgctcaagttagatttacatgtatatattttaattctatatttatatgttttataaatatgtagcggtgtcggtgtcctatattttttgcATTAGCGGTGTCCCCTATCCACGCTTCATAGGTTACTTGCAATAAATCCCCTAGGCATTTGAAAAATAGATGGAAGAACTGCGCGCATAACCAAGATCAAAACTATGAATTTTTTCATCTCTCATGTTTATAGGGAAAGCAACCATTGTGCGGATAAGCTTGCTTCTTTAGGTCTAATCTTAAACGAGTTCACTTGGTGAGATACTCCTCCTATGATTATTAGAAAGGATTTGTCTAGAAATAGACTTGGTCTTCCAAGTTAtagattttgttaattttaggGTTTGGTTTGGCCCTCTCTTTTGTATCACTTCTCTTTCTTATATAATACTAGCggccagacaggcgcgttccgcaCTCGTCTGTGTGatccatattttctattttgcaaacttatgtcaaaaaaaaaatgtcttatgttattgtgagtttgttactaaaagatttttgctgctaaaaaaaaattcaatggtATTACTAGTATTATGAAATGTCCAAACCAAAATTTTTTGTAtactctttatatataggtatagatataAATTATGAcctttataaagaaaaaaaaaaaaaaaaaacttgcaaaATATCCATGTATTTTGCACGGAttcattgacttttatttaatattttagttCGTCATTACGTTAAGgtctaaaatttatttagactaaagtatttaaaaatttgttataaaatataagtgaaactatatTAAACTCTTCCATGTAAAACTCATTAAATCaataaacttattttattaAAGCTACTAttccatttatatttttaaataaattataattaaaagttGGAATCATTCGAATTCTTATTTAGAAGAAATCAAAAACTTAATAAATTTAATGTCTCGTGTATGATTTttgtaataaattataattatcattGACAAATATTTATCCAATTTAATGTCTTTcttattcaaattaaaattaagaaataaagaGTCCAAAAAGCTTTCATCAAGCTTCTTTCAAGCCTAGACATGCGATATCGAAACTATTGAGAGTCACTTATATCTAGAATTTATTAAGGATTAGTATGTAAAATCGCTAAGAAAGCTAGGATATCGAGCTAGTAGCGACTGAAGATTGAATTTAGAGAAATTTCATGGCAACCTAATTTGTTAGGCGAAGCTAGAGCAAGTTTGGGAGCGAAGCTCTAATGCCAACTGATAAATGACAACTAAGAATCGTCTTGAAAACATAAAATGAATTTGATCTTAActgcttttttttataagtttcttttcacatgtttagggaactcatgaTCTCATCACATCTTTTGTTGAACTAGTAAAACAAGATAGGAAATGGATTAGTGTTAGGCACAATGGTACCCTCCTACAAATTCTCATGGATGATTGTGATCATGGCTTCCTTTTGGGAGTGAGGCTAGCGAGAAGGTTTGACATTGATGGGGATAGGTATGATGGTAATCATGATGTCTTAAGGGTAGAGATCATGCGGGGGTTTGAAAGACAGTTGGGTAAGTTGAAAGAAAGAGATGTTATCTCTTGCGCAAGTGATAGTCTCGTAAGTGCACACTAATATTGTCGTAATAAAGAATATCGATCTATAGAGTCTAGTGAGGAAAAAAGTATAGGGGATAAAATCCGAAGAATTATAAAATACAAGGGTTAAAATTccgaaacttaaaataaaaggggtaaaattccgattcaATCAAATTCGtaggggtaaaactgcatttaaacattttattttttatgtttatataattatttttaaatttttaattgattGTTTTTAAGAGTGATATGTTATATTCGACTTCACCTAAGATTTTCACCTCTAATATATTTAACAAATCAGGGATGTATATTGTTCTGGTGAACACTCAAGGGAGATTATATTattaagggtaaatgatcatttacccccctgcaaaataagtaaattttcgtttacccccctatgctgattttttttctgtttacccccctacaaaaaatagattcactacAAAAttcctataaaataaaaaaaaacggattttctttttttttttcccaaataaatttttttattttattattttttaaattccgataatatttttttaaattccgtggaaaaaataattaatatttattttttaaattccgataatattttttttttaaaaaaattcctacaaaataaaaaaaaaacggattttcttttttttttttcccaaataaattttttttcctacaaaatttttaaaaaaatttcctgcaaaaaaaataaatttttttttcctacaaagaatttaaaaagatttccaacaaaaaaaaaatgaattttcttatttttctcccaaaataaatatttactccaaaataaagtttattttcaaatctttttgaattaaaaaaacatgatctttattttttaaaaacaaaacattatttttttgttaatctctttgaattaaaaaaaatagaaaaagaagttttattcgtGTTTTCCTCTTATACCAAAATCATTTCCTAGAACTATAAAAATAGAaggaagcagaagacaataacgaagtagaagacgattccggtgattgaagaagacgacgacgaatatgatcacgacggtggaagcaaaccggcgaagattctgttttttttaaatcaaaaagatttgaaaataattttttaaaatctttattatgaaaataaactttatttgggagaaaaatatgaaaattcgtttttttattttaggaaaaaaataatatttttgtacgaaaaaaaactatttgtaggaattttttaaaattttgtagggaaaaaaattttatttgtaggattttcttttaattttggaaaaaaaattcgttttattaattatgtaggaaaaaaaaatttgaaaaaaatattatcttacgtggaatttaaaaataaatataaatgtttttttccacgtgtacaagccaagTCAGCAAATTTACACAATCACATGTCTTGCTGTAcacacagggggcaaaatgagtgaatctattttttgcagggggtaaacaaaaaaaaatctgcataagggggtaaacgaaaatttgcttattttgcgggggggtaaatgatcatttaccctattattaataatatgagAATAAATTTACATAAGCTTGATCAATGATGGACCGACGTATATGTGCATATTTTACAATGAATATGTGAAGCTATTTATAGACTGCAaattcttcttctccaagtttgaTTCCCTGATTCTTCGGCCACCACCGTCTTCTTCGGCAAGGCAACGTAAAAATAGGGGTGGTTATTCTTTCCTCCGTCCCCAAGCTATGGAAGGTCATGAGGATGATGATTTCTTCCACGTGAAGCTAAGCAATTTAAAGTCTGAGAGGAGATGATATTTTGGGCGCGACACAATATTCTAGACCTATTGACGCCACGTCACTTCATCTCGCCACGTCATGTTATCTCGCCGTCTCGCCTGTTGAGTCTTTATGAATCATTTTTTATTGGGCTTTGCTAATTTGGACTTATTGGGCCTAATTAATTTTCCCTTTAATCCATTGCCCGGtccatatatattttaacataaaagtgtaatttaactatttaagtATATTTAATGTCAAGGAAGTGGAGTGTAAAATTCAAATGTGTTGTTGACTAAATATGCATGGCGCAGTTAAGATAATTTCTTTATCCCATTTTGATCGGGgattttaatttaaagtaaaatagatAGTTATGATATGAGTTGATCTTTATTTGTATATAACAAGATTAAAGATAACActatctattttttgtttttgacacaagataatatatatatctaaACACTATAGATAAgactataattaaaaaataataacagaATACCTATTATAATGGATGGGCCGGTGTGGtttataaatacaataaaatacatgaaaaaacaaaaatagcatATCAAGGAAAACACAAATATTAACTGCAAATCAATGGAGTGGTTTACATGGGATAATGATAAAAGCTTCGAGGAAAACCTTTTAGAATCTCCAGAAGAGATACTTGAGGGACAATCTCTTGTTCCCAGACAATTAGCGGCCGAAGTAAAGGAGCACACTCAAATGATCGAGGAAGGTAATTTCGAGTTGCCAttgccaacacacaaatatgaTTGTATTCCAAAATACAATACTTCGACGGATGTGAACAAAGTTCCTCCACTTatgaaaaaaatcaagaaaGTGCAACATTGGAAAGAAGAAGAACACAGGTTTATATACTTACTGAGAAATTAATATAACTTTTATTacggtttgttttattttttaactcgttttttttccttcatatatatgaatgaatgagtctctatagtctatacataatacAAGTTGAGAATTTCGTAAAAATAGGGATTAATAAATATTTCATTTGAATGAcattattgaattttttgtttctatttattAATAGGTTATTTCTCGAGGGGCTCGAGAAGTATGGCAAGGGAAATTGGAAAGCTATTTCAAAGTATGTTGGCACAAAATCTTATACTCAAGTTGCTAGCCATGCTCAAAAGTATTTCATTCGAGTTGATCAACAAAATGTTGATTCATCAAAAAAGAGTAAAAGAAGAAGTAAATTTGACACTACCTTATGGAACGGAAATTTCCACCCTCTTCTCGATAGGGACTAcattcctcctcctcctccaaatGTTGAGACACAACCAATTGTAGAGCAGTTACTGCAACAATTTCAACAAGCTCAAAAAGCATTGTAGAACAAGGTCATATATCACATCAAACAATGCCCATGTTTAACATTTGTTACAATTTCTTGTTTTGATCATTTGTTACATATGTTATGTTACTCGCTGATTATTTCAATCAACATGGAAATTGAAGTATTTTCATATTTTGCATTTAGGTTCAATTTTAGGCTTTTATTGAAAAACTCTTTCCTAAAACTTCTCCCTCGAgatactattttattaatctTCAATTGGAAGGATCAAATTTGTCTCTTAAGTTATAGACACTCAAATTATATGCAACCACAAAAATTTGATCCATGTATAAAAAGTTACACGAGCTTAGTTTAATTGTTAGAGATaatacattttatatgcagtAGTCAGGATTCGAATTCCGAACacccacttattcactttaaagaaaaaattctagCGACTAAACtacttggaaaaaaaaactctaattcCACTTCTAACACTCACTAGATATAATTCGTGGTATAAGTAAATTTAGTATTATGTAGCAATTTTatgaacatatataatatgaatctctcaaaaagtttcaaatatgaattctttgttgaattttataataatattaatattaaaaaaactaaccttttattaaaatttactaaaaaatgCAAGGCCATCTTCGGACATTTATCTTCAAAAAACCTTCTATgatcattttttctttatcttcCACAACGATATAGCAAAttgcataaattgttttttttttttaaaaattacataacCGTAATTTAGTCGAAAGAAAATCACATAGCCGTATCcctattttttatttgctttttGTGTTAACCCTTAAATTTCAAGGGAAAGAGACCCTCAATAATCTAAAATTCGGCCACGAGATAAGTAAAACCTGACCAAAGATTTATTCTGTCAAAAATCAAATTGAGTTCTATGACTCGTCCTAGGATGAGTTCATTAACCATCTAAACTCAATGTTATGGTTATCGTATCACTATTTTCATCCACACATAAGTTTAGATGAATGTTCAATagcataattgattttttttttaattacatatcACGTAAATGTATCAACATTAACTTTTCATTCACATTGAACTTTAAAATTGAACACGTAGAAGGCGCACACgcacacatatttttttttaaatcagaAAGATGCTAGCTAAGTGTTAGGCAtcccaaaatatatataaaataacaagATGCAGATACAAATGGAGGGCATAGGCCAAGACTCAATTTAAGGAACACAAAACCTGAAAACAGATACaccaagtttgtttttttacatAGCTATCCCTAATAACATAGGTGCTTCATGTCGGTAAGTAATAGATTGTAAAGTAAGATCATGATTAGCAAGCTATGAAGCCCAGATACGTGACACAATACCGATAcgggaaaattttcaaaatttcccATAAGATACGGCCGCGATACGTtatttacaaattaaatttcaaattaaatatacaaatacacaatatataaatataactaaaatcgacaatgataataaattaacattcaaattactcaaactgagcaaacaagtgacaaatacatatctttttttttttaaccaaacaaacttactgcatttcattaattatcaaaagttcaatacatgaaggaataatctcaaatctatggaaactagtccaggaattggccgccctagctaaagtgtgagcaaccgaattcacttgtctcctaataaacttaacttcaaagttcacacatgata encodes:
- the LOC123922541 gene encoding probable transcription factor At5g61620, giving the protein MEWFTWDNDKSFEENLLESPEEILEGQSLVPRQLAAEVKEHTQMIEEGNFELPLPTHKYDCIPKYNTSTDVNKVPPLMKKIKKVQHWKEEEHRLFLEGLEKYGKGNWKAISKYVGTKSYTQVASHAQKYFIRVDQQNVDSSKKSKRRSKFDTTLWNGNFHPLLDRDYIPPPPPNVETQPIVEQLLQQFQQAQKAL